A stretch of DNA from Pyxicephalus adspersus chromosome 5, UCB_Pads_2.0, whole genome shotgun sequence:
AAAGCATGGCAGTGGAATCATTAACTTTCATAATAACAATGCTGactgatatatgtatataagaaACGTCAATGACAACGTCATTCTCTTCTTAACCTCTTTAGCGGTAAGCCTGTGTGTGGCTCAGTGTGCATTATCCATAccaaagcggtaaccccgaaacactcggggtggaattgaaagggagtttaaacagcttacctggtaagcagtgcccgcggcatcctccagcaatgcctaGCATATTCTACCCCTGGCGATGCCCACTGGGCATCCATGTAACCTGGCAAATGAACGTTGGAGATGCGAgaccaggggatgcagatgctaaCTGGGCATCTGCTCATGAGCGtggtaccgcttttacatttaaaaatactttttatgcataccgccagggaggttaaattgtTTTGATTTTCTATCACTATTCTGTCCTGATAACATTGCTCACTAATTGGCTTTAGATATTATAGGCTTGTTACAGAAATGTGTCACATACACCAAGGACGAAGCTGCAAACCAGGAACAGCTACATTAGTAAGAAATAATTTCTGTACTAGAGCCTTTTAGTAGGCTTTCACCATAAATTCCTGGAAAACACATTCTTGTATTATCAGGCATAAATTATAGAATGTAGATCCGAGTTTATCAAATTTCAACAGCAGGACAAACATCTTGAATAAAGTACTAAGTATACGCTCTTGATTAAGGTGCTAAACAAAGTGGGTacttgtatttaaagtaaatttgtgaAGTCAGAAATATGGGTGCTACTATGGTCTTGGTATTAATGAAGCAGACTCCAGCACTATCCTCTAGATCTTGACTTGACTACCTTGCAAAGAATGCATGCAGGACAGATGTTTGGTTTCAATGGCTGTATGCAGTTCTAGAGCAGCGATTTACTAATTAGATTCTGATCTTGGATAAAGGTAGCAACACCTTTCAAACCGAGACATAAATAGAAGCTCCCTTATTTCTATCCACACAGGTTTACGTTAGGCAGAAGGAAGGTTAGGAGCTTAAGGAACACAACAACTTCAGAATCTTCATTCGGACAGAATACAGTTGTGTTTATGTGATGCCCAATGAATATCCTCTTCATTCATCCTCTGCCAATCGCTTTTGTAAGCTTCAAATGAAAAGAGAATATAATGCATCAACATttgaggaaaaaaacaattatgaacagtacatgtataaaatgtaagtaaactgtgttataaagtattttaaaatcatgatatttttaaaataaatacattttaccactacattttaggatttattcATGTAACCTTTtccacaatttgcatttcttttaaatgACGTGTGGATACAAAATAAAGTCAAAGCTTTTTTGACTATTATTGTGCATTACACTGTGGCGCTCTAGGTTTCCTAATGCTACAACATCTCATGTTTTCAATCAATAAATTCTTGAGTTGATGGCTCAATGGGCCTGACTTCTTAAAGCTTTCCAACAcgagagaggatacactttcatcagtgaagctgggtgatccagaaaacctggaatggatttcctaaaagtaatttgctatttgatagcaaatgtttttaatcttggaccagatccattccagatttgctggatcatccaggttcactgagaaaagtgtatattctccagccttggcgagctttaagaaatcaggcccaatgtatcacaCGGCATTAGCATTGTGACAGACAGCATAACAGGCATTATGTAGCTGTGCCTataccaggataaaaaaaaaaaacacacaaaacactgAAGAGAATGAACAGATCTTACAGCATaagttttttgtttgcattagtGCTGCTTCTCTCCCTATACAAGTCAGCAAGGAGCAGGTTGCTGTACCTTAGAAAGCGCATGCACTTGCCGGTAAACGCTAAATGATGTGGAAAGAGTCTGAAATTGATTTTAATGCAGACAGAATGTAATAAAGATACATTTGTCTATCAAAACCAACCCTGAAGCCTTGTGACTTCAATCCTGGGAAGTCTGCATGGGATTGGGTGCTATTATATAGCATATGCATGTTAGCgtagctcagttttttttttttcttaaaaattaagGAAACAATGTGGTTGTGAAGGGGCTATATATTTTCACCAAAGGTAGACAAAACCCCTTCATAACACAGTAGGCAGTATGAGGGCTACATTTACTCACCTCTCCAGGTATTCTTTGACATTGTCATAACCAGAAAATTTGGCAAGGTGAATGAGCATCCCTGTGGCACACCGACCATCTCTTTTTCGACAGTAGCTACAATTACAGATCTCACGACATGGAGGACATATCCAGTCCTATGATCGGAAAGGAGAAATAAGTTAAACATTCATAACATTAACCTTAGTTCCTTCTTTGAACAtgaatttaaaggaaacctaacaGCATCACTGCATTACATGAGGACAGAGCCAAATGTTCATAAACTAGAAGTCATAAAATTGtctattacaaatattaattGTAAGATACTCATGTTTTCTAATAGGCttgcaaaatgatttttgttCGTGTCTGCAGATATTATTCAAAGCTTTGTTGTTAAGGAAGTAAACTTTGATAACAAGGAGGGGGGCATTTATCAAATTTTTGGCACAGCTAGGCAATGCTAAACAGACACTTTTTGGCAGAACTGAGAAAGATTACTATATAATTACTTAGCCAGCATCATTCATATATCCCATTTGAAgcagttatgcaaatattaaattgCCTTATAGGAAGCTGCTAATGCACTTTGAGGAAAAGCTCAAAGTGTGCAGtaaaaatcagagtaagcaatttcaatacagAAGGAGCCAGTTCAACTCGGCAAGACTGGAGACAAGGtcggagctcagctttaaaaaaaatgaaaacaccgcCTGACACTTCTTGTATGTGTAATATTTGATGAAAATCCTGTCTCAAGTGGAAAACCGGTTGCAGATCTGTTAGAATCTGTTGCACTTTGGTCTCTAATATCACAGATTATGTTTGCTGTCTGACTACTCACAGGGTCTAGAAGTGCCTCTCTCACATCTTCCCCATATCGATTTCGTAGACAGGGACCACAGAACTGGCCTCTGACCCCACCACAGCCAGGATTGCGGCAGTATGTTTTTGTATCCACTGTTTTTTGACGACACTGATGACAAGTGCTTCCctataaaaagaaataagtcaGGCACTTCCAAAAGAAAAGATGGATATTAAAATTGTCCAAAGACACAAATCCATAGTACATAAAAGGCAGCCAAACCTAATAGAAATAAACAATTGGATCAAACTTGTAGTGAATTGATTGGACTTATTCAATGTCCTGTACAGgaatgcatgcagccaatcaacTTAATTTATAAAGTAATGTCTTCAAAACAAGCAGTAATGATTCTGCTACTCCAGAGCCACCTAAAACCCCTCCCCACTTCCTGGTAGTGGCTGCCCAACGTGCTAACCATATATTCCTGTAAAATATCCATTAAAAGACAGATAACACATAAAGGTCTACTCAAAAGgttataggttaaaaaaaaaaaaaaaacaagtttgccaGAAAAATTACCCTAACCTGACTTCCTAAAGAACtcacataaaatgttattgtacagCCCCACTTTCAAAATGTCAAAAGCAGGGGCTGATACCAGAAGGCCAATTTGGAGCAGATCTGGAAATGCTACTGAAGTAACCTTATATATTgcctttagttttgctttaaatagccaatttataaaacattaccaTTATTTTGTCATAAACTTTGTCTTTAACAGTATCTGCAACATTCTCCAACTCTTCCTCTGTGATATCTTCCACTGAGCGGTAATTGCATTTCGATGATCTCCGCCTCTTCcggatttcttctttttcttcctaatacgataaatattgattttattagaaaaatattaggaTGCCAATAAGTGTCAAACAccggggggggggttaaaaataCATTAGGTGCTTATCAGTCATTTATGTCAAATGACAGGGTCCCAATAAAATCAACTCTAAACAACAAATCTGCCTGCACAGGGATGTATGAAAACGTTTTTTCACTCAGTAAACAAGCCTCCCctgcataattttttaaaacaaataatatatctTTCATCTCCAAACCCTGCCAGTGTGCTTTCATGTGCCATAACGTGGGCTGCCATTATTTTGAATAGGTTGCCCAATGTTCTACAGTATAGTTATAACTATAGTATAGTCTGTCCCCTATGGATGTATACtacataaaataaagcaattccAGCTGTGGGATAATTAGCACATGCACTCTAGTGATTTACAGTGTCCCCCAGTGAACTATAATTTCATATTACTTATTCATGGTAACTTACTTCACTCAATGGGCGTCTCTTACTATATTTCTTGAGATGCTCTGCAAACTGTAAGGCAGAAGCAGTAAAAGTTTCCAGTGCAAAATTTTCTGGTGGTCGCGCACTTCTTGTAGGGTTGGTGCGTCTTTCAACAGGACCTTCTGAAAAGGTTCTACggcttgtctttttttgtttctgaaattaaaaaaattaacattaattaaaaaaaaaaaaaaacagcagaaagagATAATGctaagtgaaatataaaatattgaacattaaaCTAGCTTagatcaaaagaaaaaagtactaAGATCTCAACAAACTTGTGGCGATCCAACATTGGACCATCCACCAAAAACTCTTATTTACTGGTTACcatgaaaataaacaatagtCCAGCAGGCAGTTTTTTTGCCCTGAGTTTTTTAAGTCCCACTAGTGCACTCTGCTAACCCTTcagaacaaatatgtaaatggttGGCTTAGTAAGGCGTAATATAGAAGAGCAGCACGTAGGGATATTATAACTCAGAACAGAGGATGTTGGCAACTACAAGTGCTACGGATGAACATTATGTCAGGGTTGGATACATtttcactaaacaaaaaaacaacatcgGGAAATTATTTAGCTGGTTAATTAAGCTATActtggaaataaagaaaaaataaaacttactgaATTTGGAGTTGTTTTCATTGGAAACAGGTCAGGGACGGAATGAAGTTCTGCAAGTAGCTGGGCCAGCTGCAAACAAAGTTAAGATAATTATAAACAAAGCACACAATATAGAGTCAAAGCATCAGAGCCATTTACCAACAGGTTGATAACAGAATGAATACTGCCCCCTGCAGGACACTGCAGTGATTGCTTAATATGGTgccttttcatttaaatttatggGGTGTCATGCGTTTCAGATTCCAGGAGCAAAACGCATATTTGTAAAGCACGAGcctgtaatatttaaatgtgttgcatTATTTTGCTATATTCACCTCCCAAAGAATACATGCAGCATCTTCACCTCTACATGCCACACAGGTGCGGGTAAAAGAAAATTGCGCTGCTGATAACCTAGGGAATTGTGCCCATCAGTCCATGGTTAGGTGATGGTGCTCCAGCTTACCAACTGGCAATGTTCTTTACCACTTTATACCTGAAACTGCtggaaacaggaaaaaagagCTGCAAAGTTGGGATGCTCTTTGTATTTGTTGGTGGAGTAAATAGGAGATCCCAAAATTATTGTGTTAAGTTTTGGGGCTTCAGACTTCTACAGTCAATAAATTTATTCGAAAAATCCAGTAATCGTTCCCGATGGTTTGGCATCACCACTGTAACCAACAAAAGTTCTTTCATAGCTTTGTCCCGACTATCTAATGGGGAGGCATCTCAAATAGGAAGAATGGCTGCTCTGAGGAAACAGCtactttataatgttttattataagcTGCAATACTCATGGTCAGTTTGccccttttatttctttatttatacataccacagctttgttttctttaatattcatggCCCGTTTTAGAAGTGCATCTGAGTCTTCTTGATTAGGCTTGTCTTTTTCTACTTCAGAATCAGATTTAGCATTTAGTTTTTCCCCATTTGATGGGTTTTTCATTTTTGCaggcagtttttttctgtttgcatttattttagaaGAGTCCTTTTCATTTTTACGCTTGCTGGGAAACTGCAGAGCAACACGCAGTCCAAAGCTTCTCTTTTTTGGTGGTGGAGATTCATCTTCACTAGCAGACAAAGCTTCATTTGTATGAACATCATTCTAGAGAAAAATAAAGTTGTAACATGGTGACACATGAGGATGGAGGAGAGTTCTGAAGCAGCAAGAGCAGAAACAAGTCAATTTATGTGAATGCTTGTAAATGTGCTAATATTGTTCACGTTGGGCTGGAACCTTTCCTTCCAtaagacaatgtaaaaaaaggccACAGACAGCAAGatacacttaccgtattttttgccatataagaNNNNNNNNNNNNNNNNNNNNNNNNNNNNNNNNNNNNNNNNNNNNNNNNNNNNNNNNNNNNNNNNNNNNNNNNNNNNNNNNNNNNNNNNNNNNNNNNNNNNNNNNNNNNNNNNNNNNNNNNNNNNNNNNNNNNNNNNNNNNNNNNNNNNNNNNNNNNNNNNNNNNNNNNNNNNNNNNNNNNNNNNNNNNNNNNNNNNNNNNNNNNNNNNNNNNNNNNNNNNNNNNNNNNNNNNNNNNNNNNNNNNNNNNNNNNNNNNNNNNNNNNNNNNNNNNNNNNNNNNNNNNNNNNNNNNNNNNNNNNNNNNNNNNNNNNNNNNNNNNNNNNNNNNNNNNNNNNNNNNNNNNNNNNNNNNNNNNNNNNNNNNNNNNNNNNNNNNNNNNNNNNNNNNNNNNNNNNNNNNNNNNNNNNNNNNNNNNNNNNNNNNNNNNNNNNNNNNNNNNNNNNNNNNNNNNNNNNNNNNNNNNNNNNNNNNNNNNNNNNNNNNNNNNNNNNNNNNNNNNNNNNNNNNNNNNNNNNNNNNNNNNNNNNNNNNNNNNNNNNNNNNNNNNNNNNNNNNNNNNNNNNNNNNNNNNNNNNNNNNNNNNNNNNNNNNNNNNNNNNNNNNNNNNNNNNNNNNNNNNNNNNNNNNNNNNNNNNNNNNNNNNNNNNNNNNNNNNNNNNNNNNNNNNNNNNNNNNNNNNNNNNNNNNNNNNNNNNNNNNNNNNNNNNNNNNNNNNNNNNNNNNNNNNNNNNNNNNNNNNNNNNNNNNNNNNNNNNNNNNNNNNNNNNNNNNNNNNNNNNNNNNNNNNNNNNNNNNNNNNNNNNNNNNNNNNNNNNNNNNNNNNNNNNNNNNNNNNNNNNNNNNNNNNNNNNNNNNNNNNNNNNNNNNNNNNNNNNNNNNNNNNNNNNNNNNNNNNNNNNNNNNNNNNNNNNNNNNNNNNNNNNNNNNNNNNNNNNNNNNNNNNNNNNNNNNNNNNNNNNNNNNNNNNNNNNNNNNNNNNNNNNNNNNNNNNNNNNNNNNNNNNNNNNNNNNNNNNNNNNNNNNNNNNNNNNNNNNNNNNNNNNNNNNNNNNNNNNNNNNNNNNNNNNNNNNNNNNNNNNNNNNNNNNNNNNNNNNNNNNN
This window harbors:
- the CDCA7L gene encoding cell division cycle-associated 7-like protein, with the translated sequence METAAARKKPVLRSKYNTRNQRKTVTEDSDSKSRALERFAHKRKDKNVQNDVHTNEALSASEDESPPPKKRSFGLRVALQFPSKRKNEKDSSKINANRKKLPAKMKNPSNGEKLNAKSDSEVEKDKPNQEDSDALLKRAMNIKENKAVLAQLLAELHSVPDLFPMKTTPNSKQKKTSRRTFSEGPVERRTNPTRSARPPENFALETFTASALQFAEHLKKYSKRRPLSEEEKEEIRKRRRSSKCNYRSVEDITEEELENVADTVKDKVYDKIMGSTCHQCRQKTVDTKTYCRNPGCGGVRGQFCGPCLRNRYGEDVREALLDPDWICPPCREICNCSYCRKRDGRCATGMLIHLAKFSGYDNVKEYLESLQKRLAEDE